Proteins from one Candidatus Omnitrophota bacterium genomic window:
- the rplM gene encoding 50S ribosomal protein L13 — protein MKKTKFFNPKERRWVVIDAKDKVLGRLATRIAIVLQGKNKATYTPNSICGDRVVVINARHARLTANKAETKSYDRYSGYPSGRKDLTLKELMKKNPTRVMYLAVKGMVPKNNRGREMMKSLKIYAEAEHNQQAQKPESINI, from the coding sequence ATGAAAAAGACTAAGTTTTTCAACCCTAAAGAGAGAAGGTGGGTAGTTATTGACGCCAAGGATAAGGTCTTAGGCCGTCTAGCTACGCGTATAGCCATAGTTTTGCAAGGTAAAAATAAGGCGACTTATACACCAAATTCTATTTGTGGTGATCGGGTCGTTGTGATTAACGCAAGGCATGCAAGACTTACTGCTAATAAGGCTGAAACTAAGAGCTATGATCGTTATTCAGGATATCCTAGTGGTCGCAAGGATTTAACTTTAAAAGAGTTAATGAAGAAAAATCCTACTCGGGTAATGTATCTGGCGGTAAAGGGCATGGTTCCCAAGAATAACCGTGGCAGAGAAATGATGAAATCTTTAAAAATATATGCTGAGGCTGAGCATAATCAGCAGGCTCAGAAACCGGAGTCAATTAATATTTAA
- the rpsI gene encoding 30S ribosomal protein S9 has protein sequence MKAKIKEKENFAATGRRKKAIARVRVFPQGKGKLVINGRDFEAYFSTVDNRMQVRKTLIVTESEGKMDVFANVSGGGLSGQAGAVSLGIARCMVEWNPELRSLLRREDLLTRDPRAKERKKYGRKGARKRFQWTKR, from the coding sequence ATGAAAGCAAAAATAAAAGAAAAAGAAAATTTCGCTGCCACTGGCCGAAGGAAAAAAGCTATCGCTCGGGTACGTGTTTTTCCTCAAGGAAAAGGTAAATTAGTGATTAATGGTAGAGATTTTGAGGCTTACTTTTCTACAGTTGATAATAGAATGCAGGTTAGGAAAACATTAATTGTAACTGAGTCTGAAGGTAAAATGGATGTTTTCGCTAATGTTAGTGGGGGAGGCCTTAGCGGCCAGGCTGGAGCTGTAAGCTTAGGTATAGCTCGTTGTATGGTTGAATGGAATCCAGAACTTCGTAGTTTATTGCGAAGGGAAGATCTTCTTACCCGTGATCCTCGCGCCAAAGAACGCAAGAAATACGGCCGTAAAGGCGCCCGCAAAAGATTTCAGTGGACGAAACGGTAA
- a CDS encoding bifunctional 3,4-dihydroxy-2-butanone-4-phosphate synthase/GTP cyclohydrolase II has protein sequence MFSSIEDILADILVGKPVIVVDDEARENEGDLVVAAEFATPEAINFMIKEARGLVCVPMERSRIEALDLEPMHHKPSRDPFKTAWRVSVDAATGVTTGISAFDRSRTISVLINPESKPSDFTKPGHLFPLEAKDGGVLTRTGHTEAAVDLAKLAGVYPAGVICEIIKEDGSMARLPGLIKFAKKHGLKICTIASLIKYRSKKEKLVKLVTEVNLPTDYGQFKLFLYESLLDGSEHLALVKGTISEKSVLVRVHSECLTGDILTSHRCDCGNQLHQSMKMIADCGGVLLYMRQEGRGIGLKAKMKAYHLQEKGLDTVEANQSLGFASDLRDYGIGAQILVELGVRKIKLLTNNPKKIIGLQGYGLEITERVPIKSVAHPESERYLKTKKNKLDHIL, from the coding sequence ATGTTTAGTTCAATTGAAGATATTTTAGCTGATATTTTAGTCGGAAAGCCAGTAATCGTAGTCGACGATGAGGCTCGAGAAAATGAGGGGGATTTAGTAGTTGCTGCTGAATTCGCTACTCCTGAGGCGATTAATTTTATGATTAAGGAGGCTCGGGGTTTAGTTTGCGTTCCGATGGAGCGTTCGCGAATCGAAGCTCTTGATTTAGAGCCAATGCATCATAAGCCTTCCCGAGATCCTTTCAAAACAGCTTGGCGAGTTTCAGTAGATGCTGCTACTGGAGTTACTACTGGTATTTCAGCCTTTGATCGTTCAAGGACTATTTCAGTTTTAATTAACCCTGAAAGTAAACCAAGCGATTTTACAAAACCAGGCCATCTATTTCCTCTAGAGGCTAAAGACGGTGGAGTACTGACAAGAACTGGGCATACTGAAGCTGCTGTAGATTTAGCTAAGTTGGCAGGGGTTTACCCGGCTGGAGTAATTTGTGAAATAATAAAGGAAGATGGTTCAATGGCTAGGCTTCCGGGTTTGATAAAGTTTGCCAAAAAGCACGGGTTAAAGATATGTACCATTGCTTCGTTAATTAAGTATCGCAGCAAGAAAGAAAAACTAGTAAAGTTAGTTACGGAAGTCAATTTGCCTACCGATTACGGACAGTTTAAACTTTTTCTTTACGAATCTTTACTTGATGGATCTGAGCACTTAGCTTTAGTTAAAGGAACGATAAGTGAAAAATCGGTTTTAGTACGTGTGCATTCAGAGTGTCTTACTGGAGATATTCTTACTTCGCACCGTTGTGATTGTGGTAATCAACTTCATCAGTCGATGAAAATGATTGCTGATTGCGGTGGGGTCCTTCTTTATATGCGTCAGGAAGGAAGAGGAATTGGTTTAAAAGCTAAGATGAAAGCTTACCATTTACAGGAGAAAGGCCTTGATACTGTCGAGGCAAATCAGAGCTTAGGCTTTGCTTCCGATCTTAGAGATTATGGAATCGGAGCCCAGATTTTGGTAGAATTAGGGGTTAGGAAAATAAAACTTTTAACTAATAATCCTAAGAAAATAATCGGTCTCCAGGGGTATGGTTTAGAAATTACTGAGCGGGTGCCGATAAAAAGTGTCGCACATCCAGAAAGTGAACGTTATCTTAAAACTAAGAAGAATAAATTGGACCATATATTGTAA
- the ribE gene encoding 6,7-dimethyl-8-ribityllumazine synthase codes for MKEIRGSFSGKGKKIAIIVSRFNEFISNQLLAGCVDALKKSGVADGSISVIWTPGAFEIPQVLSKLETKKFDAVIALGAVIRGETPHFDYIASEVSKGVARFAQDKKVPVVFGVITADTVEQAVERSGTKQGNKGRDAALSALEMADIYLQI; via the coding sequence ATGAAAGAAATAAGAGGCAGTTTCTCCGGTAAAGGAAAAAAAATCGCCATCATTGTTTCCCGATTTAACGAATTTATCAGTAATCAGTTGCTTGCCGGATGTGTTGACGCTTTAAAGAAGTCAGGCGTAGCCGATGGCAGTATTTCGGTTATTTGGACACCGGGAGCTTTTGAGATACCACAGGTATTGAGCAAGTTGGAAACAAAGAAGTTTGATGCGGTTATTGCTTTGGGGGCGGTAATTAGAGGTGAAACTCCCCATTTTGATTATATTGCTTCTGAAGTTTCTAAAGGAGTTGCTCGTTTTGCTCAAGATAAAAAAGTTCCAGTAGTCTTCGGAGTAATCACCGCTGATACAGTTGAGCAGGCAGTTGAGCGCTCTGGCACTAAGCAAGGCAACAAAGGTCGCGATGCTGCCTTAAGTGCTCTAGAGATGGCAGACATTTATTTGCAAATTTAA
- the nusB gene encoding transcription antitermination factor NusB — translation MRLRTKSREIALSLLYQIELSKISPSDALKNYSEQYPQKQEVIDFFSLLVEGVHKNMDQINFLIKKYVKNWEISRMAVIDRNILRLACFELLFLDDIPPKVTINEAIELAKRFGDLDSPRFVNGMVDKIYKAEGKNVDK, via the coding sequence ATGCGTTTACGAACAAAATCCCGGGAGATTGCCCTAAGTCTTCTCTACCAAATAGAGCTGTCAAAAATTTCCCCATCAGACGCCCTCAAGAATTATTCAGAACAATATCCCCAAAAACAAGAAGTTATTGATTTTTTTTCTTTGTTGGTTGAAGGTGTGCATAAAAATATGGACCAAATTAATTTTTTGATAAAAAAGTATGTTAAGAACTGGGAAATTAGCAGAATGGCAGTTATTGATCGTAATATTTTGCGTTTAGCTTGTTTTGAATTATTGTTTTTAGACGATATTCCACCCAAGGTAACCATCAACGAGGCAATTGAGCTTGCCAAGCGTTTCGGTGATTTAGATTCGCCGCGATTTGTTAATGGCATGGTAGATAAAATATATAAAGCCGAGGGCAAGAATGTTGATAAATAG
- a CDS encoding PHP domain-containing protein, producing the protein MLINRVSNDRCDLHIHSKFSDSDLEVEDIFKQAKEKGLRCIAITDHDTCEGIPEARINSKKYDIELIEAFELSAQHKDVEVHILGYFVDSDNLEFRKELDEVKISRRNRLIEMTEVLASLGLKVDPKELMSMVGDIVPTRLHLALYLLNKGIVSSLYEAFRKYLSPGKPAYRARFKHSVADAVNLIKKHQGLSFLAHPHIITRQDWVEEFLSLGIDGLEVAYSSMSPAKKLMYGNLVKKLGLLRSGGSDAHGSYKQFTKIGKITIPYQWVEEMKARREALKT; encoded by the coding sequence ATGTTGATAAATAGAGTTAGCAATGATCGCTGCGATTTACATATTCATTCTAAGTTTTCTGATAGTGACTTAGAAGTAGAGGATATTTTTAAGCAGGCTAAAGAAAAAGGCCTTCGTTGCATTGCTATAACTGATCATGATACATGCGAAGGCATTCCTGAAGCTCGAATTAATAGTAAGAAATATGACATTGAGCTGATTGAAGCTTTTGAGTTAAGCGCTCAACACAAAGATGTTGAGGTTCACATTCTAGGCTATTTTGTTGATTCTGATAACTTAGAGTTTCGTAAAGAGTTGGATGAGGTTAAAATATCGCGGCGTAATCGACTCATTGAAATGACTGAGGTTTTAGCTTCCTTAGGCTTAAAGGTAGACCCAAAAGAGTTAATGTCAATGGTTGGCGATATAGTACCAACTCGTTTGCATCTAGCATTATATCTTTTGAATAAAGGAATAGTTTCATCTTTGTATGAAGCTTTTCGAAAATATCTTTCGCCGGGCAAGCCAGCTTATCGGGCTCGCTTTAAGCATTCGGTAGCTGATGCAGTTAATCTAATTAAAAAGCATCAAGGACTTTCCTTCTTGGCTCATCCGCATATAATAACTAGGCAGGATTGGGTTGAAGAGTTTCTTTCTTTAGGCATAGACGGCTTAGAGGTGGCTTATTCGAGCATGTCTCCGGCTAAAAAATTGATGTACGGTAATTTGGTAAAGAAGCTTGGTCTTCTTAGGAGCGGTGGTTCTGACGCCCATGGCAGTTATAAGCAGTTTACCAAAATTGGCAAAATAACTATTCCTTATCAGTGGGTTGAAGAAATGAAGGCCCGTCGAGAAGCTTTAAAAACTTAA